A stretch of Paenibacillus peoriae DNA encodes these proteins:
- a CDS encoding cache domain-containing sensor histidine kinase, whose amino-acid sequence MMPRLRLRNMPLRYQLMLLFLLFGIVPSLGLGLLVNWTVERIIERQVEDHTMQLIGKVNEALDTKMENLQNMTYLIAFNPDIGEFWKGKTLADGHAGHASVITPENQGEQTQNSGQNQALSSKQALSSVQEQDTVYKMKQFLQGYTTLYPEIAGILIVNEKGDYISNEMYARSTRSLTEEDWYQQAAQHAGIFTVLGQPSHRNVTTHVRYKDSEIVSVVRSVTDSETGRVLGAIMIDLKLRAVSQAARDVTLGKSGYLMVTDAEGRSVYRPDMPLIERIPPQWFGAGDSGMFTRETGGRELLFMFRASEFTGWRTVGVFPARESTLEVRQIQFYVVCFVFIVCLFGLTASLRLSSSIAQPIFRLMSYMRTAETGDLTVRQWSDRGDEVGMLGRSFNRMLEQIRRLMSLSELRERQKRDAELRSLQEHIKPHFLYNTLDTIHWMARRNGADDVSDMVGALSRLFRLGLSKGDDFIPLRSEMEHISSYMQIQQTRYRDRLRWELNVPDELQDLFVLKLMLQPVVENAIYHGIKARRGPGTIWIEAKAEGDKLLLTVRDDGAGMTAGRLRELREWLEIPLEAMEGKQQQKGVSTHGRSYGMLNVQARIRLSFGEEYGIVLESTEGTGTCVTITHPLLLDMAQLKKPYEKGEGQDDEIKGQRQLNDGESD is encoded by the coding sequence GCGGCAGGTGGAAGACCATACGATGCAGTTGATTGGCAAGGTAAACGAAGCACTGGACACCAAAATGGAAAATTTGCAGAACATGACGTATCTGATTGCTTTTAACCCCGATATCGGGGAGTTCTGGAAAGGGAAGACGCTGGCTGACGGCCACGCGGGTCATGCGAGTGTAATAACACCGGAAAACCAGGGGGAGCAGACTCAGAACTCGGGGCAAAATCAGGCTCTCAGCTCCAAGCAGGCATTAAGTTCTGTACAGGAGCAGGATACGGTGTATAAAATGAAGCAATTTTTGCAGGGCTATACTACGTTATATCCTGAAATTGCAGGGATTCTGATCGTGAACGAAAAAGGCGACTATATCAGCAACGAAATGTATGCTCGAAGCACGCGTAGCCTGACGGAAGAAGATTGGTACCAACAGGCGGCGCAGCATGCAGGCATATTCACTGTGCTAGGACAGCCGAGCCACCGTAATGTGACCACTCATGTCCGGTACAAGGACAGTGAAATTGTCTCCGTCGTTCGTTCGGTTACGGATTCGGAAACCGGACGCGTGCTAGGCGCGATAATGATTGACCTCAAGCTACGGGCTGTGTCGCAGGCCGCCAGAGATGTAACCTTGGGCAAAAGTGGCTATTTAATGGTGACAGATGCTGAGGGACGCAGCGTGTACAGGCCGGATATGCCTTTGATTGAGCGCATTCCGCCGCAATGGTTCGGGGCAGGTGACAGCGGGATGTTTACCCGTGAAACTGGGGGCAGGGAATTGCTATTCATGTTCAGGGCTTCCGAATTCACGGGCTGGAGAACAGTGGGGGTATTCCCGGCACGCGAATCTACACTGGAAGTGCGACAAATTCAGTTCTATGTCGTCTGTTTTGTTTTCATTGTATGTCTATTTGGCTTAACGGCATCCTTGCGATTGTCGAGTTCCATTGCGCAGCCAATTTTCCGGCTGATGTCCTATATGCGGACGGCAGAGACAGGGGATCTTACAGTTCGCCAATGGAGTGACCGTGGGGATGAAGTCGGAATGTTGGGGCGGAGCTTTAACCGGATGCTGGAGCAAATTCGCCGTCTTATGTCCCTTAGCGAACTGAGGGAACGGCAAAAACGGGATGCCGAGCTGCGCAGCCTTCAGGAGCATATTAAGCCCCATTTTCTATACAATACGCTAGATACCATTCATTGGATGGCCCGAAGAAATGGAGCAGACGACGTATCTGACATGGTAGGAGCGCTATCGAGATTGTTCCGTCTCGGGCTGAGCAAGGGGGATGACTTTATTCCGCTGCGCTCCGAGATGGAGCATATATCGAGCTATATGCAAATCCAGCAAACCCGCTATCGTGACCGACTTCGCTGGGAATTGAATGTACCCGACGAGCTACAGGATCTGTTCGTGTTGAAGTTAATGCTTCAGCCTGTAGTGGAAAATGCGATTTATCACGGCATCAAGGCCAGACGAGGCCCAGGCACGATTTGGATAGAAGCTAAAGCTGAGGGCGACAAGCTGCTGCTGACGGTACGTGATGATGGCGCAGGGATGACGGCAGGCCGTCTGCGTGAACTGCGTGAATGGCTGGAAATACCCCTGGAGGCGATGGAAGGAAAGCAGCAGCAAAAGGGAGTTAGTACCCATGGCAGAAGCTATGGCATGCTGAATGTACAAGCGCGTATCCGATTGTCTTTTGGTGAGGAATATGGAATTGTACTGGAGAGCACAGAAGGGACAGGTACCTGCGTGACGATCACTCATCCGTTGCTGCTGGATATGGCGCAACTGAAGAAGCCTTATGAAAAAGGAGAGGGTCAGGATGACGAAATCAAAGGGCAGAGACAACTCAACGACGGTGAGTCTGATTGA